Sequence from the Catenuloplanes indicus genome:
GCGCCGACCGCGGGCCCGGCCAGCACGTGCGGCACCATGAACGCGGCCGCCAGCGCGCCGCCGAGCACCGTGCTGCCGGCCGCCTCCAGCGCCAGCAGGACCAGCGCGACCCGCGCTCCCTCGTCCGCGAACCGGGCGAGCACCGCCGCGGTCAGATACCGATAGATCATCACCAGGGACGATACGTGTTCGGCGCGGGCACTATCCTGGTGCGTTGTGAGTCTCAGCATCGGCATCGTCGGCCTGCCCAACGTCGGCAAGAGCACCCTGTTCAACGCCCTGACCAAGAACGACGTGCTCGCGGCGAACTACCCGTTCGCCACCATCGAGCCCAACGTCGGCGTGGTCGGGCTGCCGGACGAGCGGCTGGACAAGCTGGCGTCGCTCTTCGAGTCGCAGAAGGTCATTCCGGCGCCGGTCTCGTTCGTCGACATCGCCGGCCTGGTCCGCGGCGCGTCCAAGGGCCAGGGCCGCGGCAACGCGTTCCTGGCGAACATCCGCGACGCCTCCGCGATCTGCCAGGTCGTCCGCGCGTTCTCCGACCCGAACGTGGTGCACGTCGACGGCAAGGTCTCGCCGAAGGACGACATCGAGACGATCAACACCGAGCTCATCCTCGCCGACCTGCAGACGCTGGAGAAGGCCATCCCGCGCCTGGAGAAGGAGGCGAAGCTCAAGAAGGACCGGGCCGGTGTCGCCGCCGCCGCGAAGGCCGCCGCCGAGCTGCTCAACGGAGGAACCACGCTCTACGCGGGCGCCGCCGCGGCCGGCATCGAGGTCGACGAGCTGCGCGAGCTGCACCTGCTCACCGCGAAGCCGTTCCTCTACGTCTTCAACGTCGACGAGGAGGAGCTGGCGAACGAGGAGTTCCTCGCCTCGCTGCGCGAGCTGGTCGCTCCGGCCGAGGCCGTCTTCATGGACGCCAAGATCGAGTCTGAGCTGATCGACCTCCCCGAGGAGGAGGCGCGCGAGCTGCTGGAGTCGATCGGCCAGACCGAGCCCGGCCTCAACCAGCTGATCCGCGTCGGCTTCCGCACGCTCGGCCTGCAGACCTACCTGACGGCCGGCCCGAAGGAGGCCCGCGCCTGGACGGTCCCGATCGGCGCCACCGCCCCCGAGGCCGCCGGCGTCATCCACTCCGACTTCCAGCGCGGCTTCATCAAGGCGGAGATCGTCAGCTTCGACGACCTCACCGCCGCCGGCTCCATGTCCGCCGCCAAGGCCGCTGGCAAGGTCCGCATGGAGGGCAAGGACTACGTCATGCAGGACGGCGACGTGGTGGAGTTCCGCTTCAACGTCTGACCGCACGCACGTCCGCGGGCCGGTGCCGGCGGCGCCGGCCTTCGCGGGCGGTTCGTTCTGTTGTCGATGGGGGAAACGTGGCGGCGGACGAGCCGACGATCGTGGCGACCAGCATGGTGTTCCGGCGGGCGGGGGCGGGACCGTACGACTGGGCAGCGGGACCGGTCTACCGGTATGCCGGGGAGCTGGCGAAGACCGGTCGGCGGCGGCCGCGGCTGTGCTTTCTCGGGCAGGCCGGCGGGGACGACATCGGCCCGCGGGCGGCCCTCTACGCGGCGCTGAACGCGGAGGGGTTCGAGGTCTCGCATCTCGCGCTGTTCCCGATGCCGAATCACCGGGACGTACGCGCGCATCTGCTGGCGCAGGACGTCATCTGGGTCGGCGGCGGCAGCGTGGCGAACATGATGGCGGTCTGGCGGGTGCACGACCTGCCGTCGGTGCTGCACGAGGCGTGGCAGAGCGGCGTGGTGATGGGTGGTGTCTCCGCGGGCAGCATCTGCTGGACGCTCGGCGGGACCACGGACAGCTTCGGGCCGGACCTGCGCGCGTTCACCGACGGGCTGGGCTGGCTGCCGTACGCGAACGGCGTCCACTACGACGCTGAGGAGCAGCGGCGGCCGCTGATGCACCGGCTGATGCGCGAGGGCGTGCTGGCACCGCACGGTTATGCCACGGACAACGGCGCCGGGCTGGTCTTCCGCGGCACCACGCTCGCCGAGGCGATCGCCGACCGGGATGCCGCCGGCGCCTACGAGCTGCGCCGCACCGGCGCCGGCGACATCGTCGAGACGCCGCTGCCGATCGTCCGGATCTGACCCGCTCCGCTACGAGATGTAGAAGAGAATGACGTTGTGCACGTGGTGGGCCTTGTGGTCGCCGCGGAACTCCACCTCGTAGGTGTGCGTGCCGACGTTGATGGCGATGGTGCTGGAGCCGAAGAAGGAGCCGGCCCAGGACGCGTTGCTGACCACGCTGACGCTGGTCACCTTGGAGTACGGGATGCTGGTGATCGCGAACTTCTTGCCCACGAAGGACTTGTCCTGGATGATCACGCGGCGGTTGGTCAGGCCGATGAAGCCGGTGCCGACGCCGACCGCGTCGTAGACGGCGATGATGTCCTCGCCCTCCAGCAGGCCGCTCTCGATCTGCTTCAGCTGTTCCTTGCGGTCATAGGTCGCCTGTGCCATGACGTGAAGGCTAGCCGTGCCGTGCTGTGACCGGGATCACTAGGCGGCGGTCACGGTACGGTACGCATCCTCGATACGTGCGGCAAGCGCGACCTGACCTTCCGTTATGGACTCGGCACCGACGGCGGAGACCCGGATGCGGGT
This genomic interval carries:
- the ychF gene encoding redox-regulated ATPase YchF, encoding MSLSIGIVGLPNVGKSTLFNALTKNDVLAANYPFATIEPNVGVVGLPDERLDKLASLFESQKVIPAPVSFVDIAGLVRGASKGQGRGNAFLANIRDASAICQVVRAFSDPNVVHVDGKVSPKDDIETINTELILADLQTLEKAIPRLEKEAKLKKDRAGVAAAAKAAAELLNGGTTLYAGAAAAGIEVDELRELHLLTAKPFLYVFNVDEEELANEEFLASLRELVAPAEAVFMDAKIESELIDLPEEEARELLESIGQTEPGLNQLIRVGFRTLGLQTYLTAGPKEARAWTVPIGATAPEAAGVIHSDFQRGFIKAEIVSFDDLTAAGSMSAAKAAGKVRMEGKDYVMQDGDVVEFRFNV
- a CDS encoding Type 1 glutamine amidotransferase-like domain-containing protein: MAADEPTIVATSMVFRRAGAGPYDWAAGPVYRYAGELAKTGRRRPRLCFLGQAGGDDIGPRAALYAALNAEGFEVSHLALFPMPNHRDVRAHLLAQDVIWVGGGSVANMMAVWRVHDLPSVLHEAWQSGVVMGGVSAGSICWTLGGTTDSFGPDLRAFTDGLGWLPYANGVHYDAEEQRRPLMHRLMREGVLAPHGYATDNGAGLVFRGTTLAEAIADRDAAGAYELRRTGAGDIVETPLPIVRI
- a CDS encoding PH domain-containing protein, giving the protein MAQATYDRKEQLKQIESGLLEGEDIIAVYDAVGVGTGFIGLTNRRVIIQDKSFVGKKFAITSIPYSKVTSVSVVSNASWAGSFFGSSTIAINVGTHTYEVEFRGDHKAHHVHNVILFYIS